The following proteins come from a genomic window of Triticum aestivum cultivar Chinese Spring chromosome 6A, IWGSC CS RefSeq v2.1, whole genome shotgun sequence:
- the LOC123131160 gene encoding protein PELOTA 1-like produces the protein MKLVGKSGKSLARDGPGSVKLLPEVDDDLWDAYNLIAAGDAVEAVTVRKITKSWGRTSERVKLTLEIAVESTDYDKEGSVLRVRGKNLSKNEHVQIGQYHTLEIELRRPFLLRKEAWDWPALDTIRKSCDETGANADLAVLLMQEGLAHLFLVGRSVTATRARVEVPIPRKHGSGAVAAYDTALKDFFHRVLDAFVKHVDFDLVQCVVIASPGFTKDQFRDYMLLEAARRGELRAITEHKARIVLAPAPSGYPHSLKDVLAAPGVMSLIKDTRAAQEVPALQEFFAMITKDSARACYGPKHVEVAHERLAIQTLLLTDTWFRNPDVAARRKCVDLAESVKKIGGQVRVFSSMHVSGNQLEQLTGIAAVLRFPMPDLDDIEM, from the coding sequence ATGAAGCTCGTCGGAAAAAGCGGCAAAAGCCTCGCCCGCGACGGGCCCGGCTCCGTCAAGCTGCTGCCGGAGGTGGATGACGACCTGTGGGACGCGTACAACCTCATCGCCGCCGGCGACGCCGTCGAGGCCGTCACGGTCCGGAAGATCACCAAGTCCTGGGGCCGCACCTCGGAGCGCGTGAAGCTGACGCTGGAGATCGCGGTCGAGTCCACGGATTACGACAAGGAAGGGTCCGTCCTGCGCGTCCGCGGCAAGAACCTCTCCAAGAACGAGCACGTCCAGATCGGCCAGTACCACACCCTAGAGATCGAGCTGCGGAGGCCCTTCCTCCTCCGCAAGGAGGCCTGGGACTGGCCGGCGCTCGACACCATCCGCAAATCCTGCGACGAGACCGGGGCCAACGCCGACCTCGCGGTGCTCCTCATGCAGGAAGGGCTCGCCCACCTGTTTCTCGTCGGGAGGAGCGTCACGGCCACCAGAGCCCGCGTCGAGGTGCCCATCCCCAGGAAGCACGGCTCTGGCGCCGTCGCCGCGTACGACACCGCCCTCAAGGACTTCTTCCACCGCGTCCTGGACGCCTTCGTCAAGCACGTCGACTTTGACCTCGTCCAGTGCGTGGTGATCGCGAGCCCGGGCTTCACCAAGGACCAGTTCCGCGACTACATGCTCCTGGAGGCCGCGCGGCGAGGGGAGCTGCGAGCCATCACGGAGCATAAGGCGCGCATCGTGCTCGCGCCCGCGCCCTCGGGTTACCCGCACAGCCTCAAGGACGTCCTGGCCGCCCCGGGCGTGATGTCGCTTATAAAGGACACGAGGGCGGCGCAGGAGGTACCGGCATTGCAGGAGTTCTTCGCCatgatcaccaaggactcggcgcGGGCTTGCTACGGGCCCAAGCACGTCGAGGTCGCGCATGAACGTCTGGCCATCCAGACTCTCCTGCTCACGGACACCTGGTTCCGGAACCCTGACGTTGCTGCTAGGCGCAAGTGCGTCGATTTGGCCGAATCGGTGAAGAAGATTGGTGGCCAGGTGCGCGTCTTTTCGTCGATGCATGTCTCCGGCAATCAGCTCGAACAGCTCACGGGGATAGCTGCTGTTCTTCGTTTTCCCATGCCTGATTTGGACGACATCGAGATGTGA